Proteins encoded within one genomic window of Humulus lupulus chromosome 1, drHumLupu1.1, whole genome shotgun sequence:
- the LOC133799317 gene encoding 3-ketoacyl-CoA synthase 4-like, translated as MNSSDTASNGGSSQFQIQESRTLPDFLQSVNLKYVKLGYHYLMTYLLTLCLVPIMAAIVIEASQMNPNDIHQLWLQLKYNLVSVVICSVVVVFGTTVYITTRPRAVYLVDFSCYRPPNNLHVKFKQFMDHSKLTGDFDESSLEFQRKILERSGLGEETYVPEAMHSIPPRPSMVAAREEAEQVMFGALDNLFSNTNINPKDIGILVVNCSLFNPTPSLSAMIVNKYKLRGNIRSINLGGMGCSAGVIAIDLAKDMLQVHRNTFAVVVSTENITQNWYFGNKKSMLIPNCLFRVGGAAVLLSNKSSDHHRAKYKLIHVVRTHQGSDDKAFKCVYQEQDNQGKTGVSLSKDLMAIAGGALKTNITTLGPLVLPISEQLLFFATLVAKKLFNAKTKPYIPDFKLAFDHFCIHAGGRAVIDELEKNLQLRPEHVEASRMTLHRFGNTSSSSIWYELAYTEAKGRMKKKNRLWQIAFGSGFKCNSAVWEALRNVKPSPSSPWEDCIERYPVEIVV; from the coding sequence ATGAACTCCAGTGACACCGCCTCCAATGGCGGATCATCACAATTCCAGATCCAAGAGAGTCGGACACTGCCCGACTTTTTGCAGAGCGTAAATTTGAAGTACGTGAAGCTGGGTTATCATTACTTGATGACCTACCTTTTGACTCTCTGTTTGGTCCCCATCATGGCGGCCATTGTCATTGAAGCCTCGCAGATGAATCCCAACGACATCCACCAGCTCTGGCTGCAACTCAAGTATAATCTGGTCAGTGTTGTAATCTGCTCCGTGGTTGTCGTTTTTGGGACCACCGTTTACATTACAACCCGACCCAGGGCCGTCTACCTCGTGGACTTCTCCTGTTATCGTCCTCCGAACAATTTGCATGTCAAATTCAAACAGTTTATGGATCACTCCAAGCTCACCGGAGACTTTGACGAGTCCTCCCTCGAGTTCCAGCGCAAGATTCTTGAGCGCTCTGGACTCGGGGAGGAAACTTATGTTCCCGAAGCTATGCATTCGATTCCGCCGAGACCGTCGATGGTGGCGGCACGTGAAGAGGCCGAGCAGGTTATGTTTGGCGCCTTGGATAACCTATTCTCCAATACCAATATTAATCCCAAGGATATTGGTATCCTCGTCGTGAATTGCAGTCTGTTTAACCCAACTCCGTCGCTTTCAGCTATGATTGTGAACAAGTATAAGCTCAGAGGGAACATCAGGAGCATCAATTTGGGGGGAATGGGGTGTAGTGCTGGAGTTATAGCTATTGATTTAGCTAAAGACATGCTCCAAGTTCATAGGAATACTTTCGCAGTTGTTGTTAGCACTGAGAACATAACTCAGAATTGGTATTTTGGGAATAAAAAATCGATGTTGATTCCTAACTGTTTGTTCCGAGTAGGTGGCGCGGCGGTTCTTCTCTCGAACAAGTCGTCAGACCATCACCGTGCCAAGTACAAGCTCATCCATGTTGTTCGAACTCATCAGGGTTCAGACGACAAGGCGTTTAAGTGCGTCTATCAGGAACAAGACAATCAGGGGAAAACAGGGGTGTCCTTATCAAAGGATCTTATGGCAATTGCTGGTGGAGCTCTCAAGACTAACATCACCACGTTAGGCCCTCTGGTCCTTCCTATCAGTGAACAACTTCTCTTTTTCGCCACTTTGGTTGCCAAGAAGCTTTTCAATGCCAAAACTAAGCCTTACATACCCGATTTCAAGCTCGCATTCGACCATTTTTGCATCCACGCAGGGGGCCGAGCAGTGATCGATGAGCTGGAGAAGAACTTGCAGCTTCGGCCAGAGCATGTGGAGGCATCGAGGATGACGCTTCACCGGTTCGGTAACACGTCCTCCAGCTCGATTTGGTACGAACTGGCTTACACTGAGGCCAAAGGAAGGATGAAGAAGAAGAATCGATTATGGCAGATTGCTTTCGGGAGTGGTTTCAAGTGTAACAGTGCTGTTTGGGAGGCCTTGAGGAACGTTAAGCCTTCTCCTAGCAGTCCTTGGGAGGATTGCATTGAAAGGTATCCGGTGGAGATAGTTGTTTAG